One Vanrija pseudolonga chromosome 5, complete sequence genomic window, TCGGGCTTGAGCGaacgcgagctcgccgaggcgacaaTAGATGTGAGCTAGACAAGCGTGCGAGAAAGCTCTGACGACCAGTTTGATCGCAAACGCGAAGAATGGTCGGATCATtcgtcggacgaggacgagtcagccgcgccggcccgcgcgaggtgggacgacaacggcgaggacaagTTCGATaccctcggcgacctggagACGGTCGAGTACGTCGACGAGATGGGGCGTACACGAACCGGTACGAGGAAGGAGGCACGAGAGGCGGAGCGGGAGAAGGCTAGGGATAAGCGCCGGCGTGAGGaaggcagcgacgacgaggaaggtgggaGACGGTTCGATCTGGGGGCGTATGCCGAGGTGCAGTGAGTCGGCTGGATGGTGACTGGACTTGAGCTGACGTCTCAGACAATCACAGGTCATCCGTGCGTATTGCTAGCAATTCCTTGAATCATGTTAGCTGACGGCCCAGACGGCGACCAGTCCTTCTTCCCTGTGTACCAGCCCGACCCAGACGCCATCAAGCAGAAGTACCTagaggcggagcgcgccgagcgcacagAGCGCTACGATGCGTCCAAGGAGGGTGGGTGTGAACCCACTCGGAATGCAACCACCCACTGACACCACCGCAGTCCGTGTTCGCGGCGCTGGAGCGTACCAGTTCTcgctggacgacgaggcgcgcaaggtCCAGATGGCCGAGTTGAACGCTCAACGCAACGAgacggagcgcgcgcgggcagaggctgctggccgcaccgggtcggcggcgaaggAAGCGCAGAAGCGGCGTGTGGAGGAGCGCCgacggctcgtcgaggccaagcggGCCAAACTGCtgggcggggccgaggttgTCGCGCGGTTGCGCAGGGAAaaggtcgagcgcgacgcggatTCCTTGCTGAATGACTTTGAGTCGCAGCTGAGGTCGTCGCCAGACAAGGCATAGCACGCATCCATCACGCAGCGCACCGCATACACCATTGTAATAGTAGTGGCATAGCATACATATGTACAACGAATCACAACGTCTATTGTCGTCTAGACCTGCACCCAGAAGCGTCCGGCGTCGGACGCGCCTTGCCCGTTGCCCAGGGCGCCggtgacgccgccaccgccaacCGCCTTTCCTACACGCTCCATgacagcgaggccgaggccgtcgtcggcgcaaccctcgacgatgatggcgtcgacgccggcatcAGTGCCATCAGCTTCGAGTTCCAGCAGGCCGTCAAAGAGGGCAGCCGCAGCGCTCGTAGCGTCTGGGCCAAGGCTGCGCGGGGTCATCTGCACACCTGAGACCGACGCCAGTGCCTTGGACAGGGGTGAGTTGGCATAGTGCAGCAGGCCGAACTTTGGCTCGGCGGCCCGACCCTGCGTCTTGGCTGCCAGTGCGCGGACCACCTCGTTTGGCGCGGTGACGCTCGAGCTGATCGCCGGGCGCGGGAACACGGTCGACGGGAGGAAGAGGTACACTGGGACGCGGGGCGAGTAGTGACGGTACTTCATGCCGGGTGTGGAGGGTGCCGCGTCGGGGTTGGGCTTTGGCAatggcgcggtcgaggtcgagccacGGCGCCATGGCTTGCCGTGCACGAGGATGTCCGTGTATCCGCCATACTTGGCGTCCACAGCGGCCACGACTTTTGCGATATCCTCCACGCCGAGTCCACCAGGCCGGAGGACGttgacgctgccgccgccgccctgcttCCAGCCGAGTCCGTCGACGACCGTgctctcgacgccgaccccacatgcgccgccgtcgaggataCACCCGAGCccttcggcgccgtcgaggtcgtgcgcgACGTGTGCCGCGCGCGTAGGGGACGGCCGGCCGGAGCTGTTcgcactcggcgccgatACGGGCAGAtcggcggccgcgatgagcgccagcgccaacgGATGGTCGGGCATGCGGATGCCGTTCGTCTGTGGGGCCGGGGCTGGTGGCGGACTAGGGTTGGGGAACAGCAGCGTGAGCGGTCCAGGCCAGTACGCGTccacgagggcgaggtaGAGCGGCGACAGGGCATAGTTGGTCGGcaggaggcggcgcagcatggcgagcgaggacaCGTGGATGATGAGCGGGTTATCCCGTGGTCTGCCCTTGATGTCGTAGACTTTggccacggcgtcggggttCAAAGaatgcgcgccgaggccgtaCACCGTCTCGGTAGGGAACGCGACCGTGCGCCCGGCACGCAGATGgcccgcggcggtggcgagcgccgcgccgacagcAGGCGAGGTGACAAAGGTTGGGTTCTCGAGGCGgttcggcgccgacggcgtgatCCCCACGTCGGAGGGGGACGCAGACAGCACCGGCGTACGTGGCGGCACGGTCATGTTGCGGGCTTGTGTGAGGGCTCGCGCGAGGCGATGGCGCATGCACAATTGTGTTTGTTGATGTGTGGGTGGCAACAATGACATCGCGCAAAA contains:
- the SPAC140.04 gene encoding putative protein → MSKPAANISQASLLELKAITAEHADKFAKEGKGAVRGAPRPKALDKAKEKDPFLRPSPGLVKRLAREARNDAKQRHFDASGPSDEQRRAILEAKARKYDQLARGDYSGLSERELAEATIDFDRKREEWSDHSSDEDESAAPARARWDDNGEDKFDTLGDLETVEYVDEMGRTRTGTRKEAREAEREKARDKRRREEGSDDEEGGRRFDLGAYAEVQQSQVIHGDQSFFPVYQPDPDAIKQKYLEAERAERTERYDASKEVRVRGAGAYQFSLDDEARKVQMAELNAQRNETERARAEAAGRTGSAAKEAQKRRVEERRRLVEAKRAKLLGGAEVVARLRREKVERDADSLLNDFESQLRSSPDKA
- the sua5 gene encoding Threonylcarbamoyl-AMP synthase, whose product is MTVPPRTPVLSASPSDVGITPSAPNRLENPTFVTSPAVGAALATAAGHLRAGRTVAFPTETVYGLGAHSLNPDAVAKVYDIKGRPRDNPLIIHVSSLAMLRRLLPTNYALSPLYLALVDAYWPGPLTLLFPNPSPPPAPAPQTNGIRMPDHPLALALIAAADLPVSAPSANSSGRPSPTRAAHVAHDLDGAEGLGCILDGGACGVGVESTVVDGLGWKQGGGGSVNVLRPGGLGVEDIAKVVAAVDAKYGGYTDILVHGKPWRRGSTSTAPLPKPNPDAAPSTPGMKYRHYSPRVPVYLFLPSTVFPRPAISSSVTAPNEVVRALAAKTQGRAAEPKFGLLHYANSPLSKALASVSGVQMTPRSLGPDATSAAAALFDGLLELEADGTDAGVDAIIVEGCADDGLGLAVMERVGKAVGGGGVTGALGNGQGASDAGRFWVQV